One segment of Castanea sativa cultivar Marrone di Chiusa Pesio chromosome 3, ASM4071231v1 DNA contains the following:
- the LOC142629068 gene encoding uncharacterized protein LOC142629068, with the protein MTDQPIRKSMNKPEAAGRMVQWAVELSQFNIEYHPRTAIKAQALVDFIAEFTLLEDDSPDNETQLWTIQTDGSSAKKKGGVGVIINTPNEEKLRYGVQLKFPTTNNEAEYEGILTGLRLGKALGAKNLLIQSNSKLVIGQIREEYEAKEERMQKYLKLTKHLAREFDKLEFVRIPRD; encoded by the coding sequence ATGACGGACCAGCCCATCAGGAAATCCATGAACAAACCTGAGGCAGCTGGGAGAATGGTGCAGTGGGCAGTCGAGCTCAGCCAGTTCAACATCGAGTACCACCCCAGAACAgccatcaaggcgcaagctctaGTGGACTTCATTGCTGAATTCACCCTCCTAGAAGATGACAGCCCCGACAATGAGACCCAACTGTGGACGATCCAAACCGATGGTTCATCAGctaaaaagaaagggggagtAGGGGTCATCATAAACACCCCTAACGAAGAAAAGCTTAGATATGGAGTTCAACTGAAGTTCCCGACAAccaataacgaggccgagtacgaaggaATACTGACGGGATTGAGACTCGGGAAAGCACTTGGGGCTAAGAACCTGCTCATCCAGAGCAACTCGAAATTGGTAATAGGGCAGATCAGAGAAGAGTATGAGgcaaaggaggaaagaatgcagaagtacctcaagctGACGAAACATCTAGCCCGGGAGTTCGATAAGTTAGAGTTCGTTCGGATCCCAAGAGACTAG